From a region of the Lentilactobacillus curieae genome:
- the rimI gene encoding ribosomal protein S18-alanine N-acetyltransferase: MLKKIKDWYSEHFFDKEKSLRQRFLDIKNHDVDINGTEFFLAKAMIPDIPEILGIERAVYGGQTPWDDRAFRSELMRKNDRLYLVLRRNDWLVAFIGCSLNFKTKDCHITNVAVAPNFQNHGLGYFLVNTIIKKARQMEFEKVTLEVRMSNTRAQRLYRNIGFVDDGINKGYYFNDREDALNMKMDITKLGE; encoded by the coding sequence GATTGGTATTCGGAACATTTTTTTGATAAAGAAAAATCGCTTAGACAACGTTTTTTAGACATTAAAAATCATGACGTTGACATCAACGGAACTGAATTTTTCTTGGCTAAAGCCATGATTCCGGATATTCCTGAAATATTGGGGATTGAAAGAGCGGTTTACGGAGGGCAAACTCCATGGGACGATCGGGCATTTAGAAGCGAATTGATGCGTAAAAATGACCGTTTGTATTTAGTATTGCGTAGAAATGATTGGCTAGTTGCTTTCATTGGTTGTTCATTAAACTTTAAGACAAAGGATTGTCATATTACCAACGTCGCGGTTGCACCAAATTTCCAAAACCACGGATTAGGTTATTTTTTGGTAAACACAATTATAAAAAAGGCTCGTCAAATGGAATTTGAAAAGGTGACATTGGAAGTTCGTATGAGTAATACCCGCGCACAAAGACTATACCGAAACATCGGTTTTGTAGACGATGGCATCAATAAGGGGTATTATTTTAACGATCGTGAAGATGCTTTAAATATGAAAATGGACATCACCAAGCTTGGAGAGTAA
- the tsaD gene encoding tRNA (adenosine(37)-N6)-threonylcarbamoyltransferase complex transferase subunit TsaD, with protein sequence MDNNLILSFETSCDETSVAVIKNGSEILSNIVATQIKSHQRFGGVVPEVASRHHIEQITGCVEDALARASVTYDDLDAVAVTYGPGLVGALLIGVTAAKTIAWAHGLPLVPVNHIAGHIYGARLVKPIEFPAMALVVSGGHTELVYMPEEGKFEIIGETRDDAAGEAYDKIGRVLSINYPAGKEVDELAHQGKDTFNFPRAMDDDSNFDFSFSGLKSAFINTVHHADQIHESLSREDLAASFQQAVVDVLADKTKRALREFPVNQLILAGGVAANRGLRERLTDELTAFKDTELVLVPLSLCGDNAAMIGSAGEMLYRQGVRADATLNADPSLEFDLMNK encoded by the coding sequence ATGGATAACAATTTAATTCTTTCGTTTGAAACTAGCTGTGATGAAACTTCAGTCGCAGTTATCAAAAATGGAAGCGAAATTCTTTCGAACATCGTTGCAACCCAAATCAAAAGTCACCAACGGTTTGGGGGCGTGGTTCCTGAGGTCGCTAGTCGGCATCATATTGAACAGATTACGGGTTGTGTTGAAGATGCTTTAGCTAGAGCGAGTGTAACTTACGATGATTTAGATGCAGTTGCAGTCACATATGGTCCTGGTTTAGTGGGAGCGCTGCTAATCGGAGTGACAGCTGCAAAAACGATTGCTTGGGCGCATGGTTTACCGCTAGTTCCTGTCAACCATATTGCTGGTCATATTTACGGTGCCCGGTTAGTAAAACCAATTGAATTTCCTGCCATGGCGCTTGTAGTTTCTGGAGGTCATACCGAACTAGTGTATATGCCAGAAGAAGGCAAGTTTGAAATCATTGGTGAAACTCGAGACGATGCAGCTGGTGAGGCTTACGATAAAATTGGTCGGGTGTTATCGATTAACTACCCTGCAGGAAAAGAAGTTGACGAGTTAGCTCATCAAGGTAAGGATACCTTTAATTTTCCGAGAGCAATGGATGATGACAGCAACTTTGACTTTAGTTTCAGTGGTCTAAAAAGTGCATTTATTAACACTGTTCATCATGCTGATCAGATTCACGAAAGTCTGAGTCGGGAAGACTTGGCTGCAAGTTTCCAACAAGCAGTTGTGGACGTTCTTGCTGATAAAACTAAGCGAGCTCTCCGGGAGTTCCCAGTAAACCAATTGATTTTGGCTGGGGGCGTTGCTGCAAACAGGGGACTTCGCGAAAGGTTGACTGACGAATTGACTGCATTTAAAGACACTGAGTTAGTTTTAGTGCCGCTCTCACTTTGCGGAGATAATGCTGCAATGATTGGTTCTGCAGGAGAAATGCTTTACCGTCAGGGTGTCCGTGCTGATGCAACCCTTAACGCAGACCCATCTCTTGAATTTGATTTAATGAATAAATAA
- a CDS encoding ABC-F family ATP-binding cassette domain-containing protein: MIILQVQDVAKRFNGENIFSGVNLNIQEKSRIALVGQNGAGKSTLVKVIMGEMTADEGSISEKKNLTVGYLAQDTGLDSNKNIYDEMESVFDDLKKTEQKIHNLEVQMSEEGPSMSPDDFSELSKTYDNLRADFEQNNGYSYEAEIRGVLHGFGFGEDDYDHKINELSGGQKTQLALAKLLLEKPDLLILDEPTNHLDVDTITWLEGYIKNYSGSLLIISHDRYFLDQIVNEVYEMAHKTLKHYQGNYTDFVKQKEMQTATRMKEYEKQQAKIAKLQEFVDKNIVRSSTTKQAQARRKQLEKMDVIEKPVDYTKVARFAFTPSKKSGENVLKVTNAAIGYDHILSEPVNFEVKRNQAIAIVGPNGVGKSTLLKSILGKIPFIKGSSHYGTGVDVGYYDQEQQNLHRGKKVLNELWDDHPTTNEGDIRSILGSFLFSGDDVDKLVADLSGGEKARLLLTKLAMQHNNFLILDEPTNHLDIDSREVLEKALKSFDGTILFVSHDRYFINQLATSTIEISADGSKIYLGNYNYYVDKKAEQDAYKEREEQKELAKNPHLHDKPATTDKQNYQNNKEAQKQLRKLTREVAALEEQIDDLNNQKSEIETQMTLPENFNDVQKSADLQTKLSEIEVEISKTEDTWEEKSIELESFN; this comes from the coding sequence ATGATTATTTTGCAGGTCCAAGACGTCGCAAAGCGATTTAATGGCGAAAATATTTTTTCCGGAGTCAACTTAAACATCCAGGAAAAAAGCCGAATCGCATTAGTTGGTCAAAACGGTGCTGGTAAGTCAACCCTAGTAAAAGTAATTATGGGAGAGATGACAGCAGACGAAGGAAGTATCTCAGAAAAGAAAAACCTTACGGTGGGATATTTAGCCCAGGATACCGGCCTTGACTCGAACAAAAACATTTACGATGAGATGGAATCGGTTTTTGATGACCTAAAGAAAACAGAACAAAAGATTCATAACCTGGAAGTACAGATGAGTGAGGAAGGCCCATCAATGAGCCCTGACGACTTTTCTGAGCTCTCCAAGACGTATGACAACCTTCGAGCAGACTTTGAGCAAAATAATGGTTACTCGTACGAAGCTGAGATTCGGGGAGTTCTTCACGGATTCGGATTCGGCGAAGATGACTATGATCACAAAATCAACGAATTATCTGGTGGTCAAAAAACCCAACTTGCCCTCGCTAAACTCCTACTTGAAAAGCCTGATTTATTGATCTTAGATGAACCAACTAACCACTTGGATGTTGACACAATTACTTGGCTTGAGGGTTACATAAAGAACTATTCTGGTTCGTTACTGATAATTTCACATGACCGTTATTTCTTAGATCAGATTGTTAATGAGGTCTATGAAATGGCGCACAAAACTCTCAAACATTATCAGGGAAATTACACCGATTTTGTAAAACAAAAAGAGATGCAGACCGCTACCAGAATGAAAGAGTACGAAAAACAACAGGCAAAAATTGCCAAACTTCAAGAATTTGTGGACAAAAACATCGTCCGGTCTTCGACAACCAAGCAAGCCCAAGCAAGAAGAAAACAACTAGAAAAAATGGACGTTATTGAGAAGCCCGTCGACTACACAAAAGTAGCCCGCTTTGCGTTTACCCCAAGTAAGAAAAGCGGTGAAAACGTGCTCAAGGTGACTAACGCGGCAATCGGCTACGACCACATCTTAAGCGAACCCGTTAATTTTGAAGTTAAACGAAATCAAGCGATTGCCATTGTTGGTCCAAATGGTGTTGGAAAATCAACGTTACTCAAAAGCATTCTGGGAAAGATTCCGTTCATCAAGGGTTCTTCTCACTATGGAACTGGCGTCGATGTGGGTTACTATGACCAGGAACAGCAGAATTTGCACCGTGGTAAAAAAGTCTTAAATGAACTCTGGGACGATCATCCCACCACTAACGAAGGCGATATTCGAAGTATCTTAGGGAGCTTTCTTTTCTCCGGCGATGATGTTGATAAACTAGTTGCCGATTTATCAGGTGGCGAAAAAGCTCGACTATTGTTAACAAAGTTAGCGATGCAACATAATAACTTCCTAATTTTAGACGAACCAACTAACCATTTGGACATAGACAGCCGAGAAGTATTAGAAAAGGCGTTAAAGTCATTTGATGGTACCATCTTGTTCGTTTCTCACGACCGTTATTTCATTAACCAATTAGCTACTTCTACAATTGAAATTTCTGCAGATGGAAGTAAAATTTATCTTGGAAATTATAATTATTATGTAGATAAAAAAGCTGAACAGGATGCATATAAAGAGCGTGAAGAGCAAAAAGAACTTGCAAAAAATCCCCATCTACATGACAAACCCGCAACCACTGATAAGCAAAATTATCAAAACAATAAAGAAGCACAAAAGCAGCTCAGAAAATTAACCAGAGAAGTCGCCGCATTAGAAGAACAAATCGACGACCTTAATAATCAAAAGTCTGAGATTGAAACGCAAATGACCCTTCCCGAGAACTTTAACGATGTCCAAAAGTCAGCCGACTTGCAGACTAAATTAAGTGAAATTGAAGTTGAAATTAGCAAAACAGAAGATACCTGGGAAGAAAAGAGTATCGAATTAGAAAGTTTCAATTAA
- a CDS encoding redox-sensing transcriptional repressor Rex, producing the protein MTAENIPKATAKRLPIYYRYLNILHDTGKERISSTELADAVQVDSATIRRDFSYFGALGKRGYGYDVDNLLNFFKQILNQEHLTNVGLVGVGNLGHALLNFNFHKDGNVRISAAFDSNDSIVNTIQDGVPVYPVSDLANQLKEQQIQVIILTVPSEVAQGVADQAVEGGVRGILNFTPIRISVPDRVLVQNVDLTNELQTLIYFIENFGK; encoded by the coding sequence GTGACGGCTGAAAATATCCCAAAGGCAACAGCAAAACGATTGCCAATTTATTACCGTTATCTAAATATTCTCCATGACACTGGAAAAGAAAGAATTTCTTCAACGGAGCTTGCAGATGCCGTTCAAGTAGATTCCGCAACAATTCGTCGCGACTTTTCTTATTTTGGTGCGTTGGGGAAACGGGGCTATGGTTATGATGTTGATAATCTGCTCAACTTTTTCAAACAGATTTTAAACCAAGAACATTTAACTAACGTTGGCTTGGTCGGGGTTGGTAACTTGGGTCACGCTTTGTTAAACTTTAACTTCCACAAAGATGGGAATGTTAGAATTTCAGCAGCGTTTGACTCAAATGATAGTATCGTTAATACAATCCAAGATGGAGTTCCTGTCTATCCAGTTAGTGATTTGGCTAACCAATTAAAGGAACAACAAATCCAAGTGATTATTTTGACTGTTCCATCAGAAGTTGCTCAAGGAGTTGCTGATCAAGCAGTTGAAGGTGGGGTTAGGGGAATCCTTAACTTTACACCAATTCGAATTTCAGTTCCTGATAGAGTTCTGGTTCAAAATGTTGATTTGACAAACGAATTACAAACATTGATCTATTTTATTGAAAACTTTGGAAAGTAA
- the groES gene encoding co-chaperone GroES produces the protein MLKPLGDRVIIETQKEEEKTVGGIVLAGNAKEKPQTGKVIAVGSGRVLDNGNTVAPVVKAGDEVMFDKYAGTEVEDGDNSYLVLHEKDIVAIVE, from the coding sequence GTGTTAAAACCATTAGGAGATCGCGTTATTATTGAAACGCAAAAAGAAGAAGAAAAAACGGTTGGTGGCATTGTGTTAGCAGGTAACGCAAAGGAAAAACCACAAACTGGTAAAGTTATTGCCGTTGGATCTGGCCGTGTTTTGGACAATGGTAACACCGTTGCACCAGTAGTTAAGGCTGGCGATGAAGTTATGTTCGACAAATACGCAGGTACAGAAGTTGAAGACGGAGATAACTCCTATTTAGTTTTACATGAAAAGGATATTGTTGCTATCGTTGAATAG